Sequence from the Leptospira dzoumogneensis genome:
CGTAGGGAATCCGATGTTACTCAGAGATTGGGGGATCAGAGGTTATCCTAGTTTTTATATTTTGGATGGAGAAGGAAGGGTAAGATTCGCAGAATCCGGAATTATGAGTCCTTTGGGAATGTTCCTAAGGCTGGTCTGGGCAAGAATTTTATGGTCCTGATCGTCTAAAAATACCTATCTTACTTCGCAACTTTGAATTTCAGGCCTCTCCTTTCCGATAATCAATCCGATGGACTCGTACAAACCGAAACCACTCCTAAACAAAACGGAACTGAAACAGATCAAACGTTCCAGGACTCGGGTTCACGGCCAAAAAGTAATCACAGACGACGTCAAAAAATTAAAATCACTTAGCGTCACTCCTGACTTACCGGAAGAAGAATTAGTAAATTATTATAAAGAACCTATTTGGATAGAGTATTATATCCCGAGAGAATCCAGATTTGCCTACGAGATCAAATATCTTTACGTTTATCTTGTAAATTCGGAAGCAAGACCTTCTCCATTGGATTCAATTTTAAGAGAAGCACTGAAGAACGATCAGTTTGTGGATCTTGTGGATATAGCAAGGCTTCATCCTGAAAAAGAAAAGCTGATCCGAACTTCTTACACGAATTCTTGGCCGTTCTTCGAATCCATTTCCAACGGATTCAAACAGTACCAACAAACCAAAGATCCTTATTACTTAAGAGTTCCTCTTTATCATACTGAAAATCTAATGAAAAGAGAACCTTCTCTATCTACCCTAGAGTTCACAGGGAATTTTTTTATCCATAATCTGAATTGGCTGATCCGCAGAATGAACAGAGGCGGAAAAGAATTCTCACTTGAAGACGAGACAATCTCCATACTGATCAAAAGAAGGAACGAATACTGGGAGAAAAAAAATCTACCGGCAGACGAGGACTTCGATCTATTTGCCGCATTATTCTATGAGCAGGCATTTCCGAATCGCGGTTTGGAAGAAATAGAAGCGGCAGAACTTCTGGACGAACAATAATTCATCTTCTTCCCGCCAAAAAAAGAATGCGATTTTAGACAGCCCTGTAAGTCTAAGAATTACAGGAGAAGGCATTGGAAACTAGTATCTCAATTTATTCGGACGTAGTTTGTCCTTGGTGCTATATAGGTAAAAAAAGATTAGAGAAGGCGATAGAATCTTGGGAATCAAATCATCCTGAAGACAAGATCATCGTAGAGTGGAAACCTTTCCAATTAAATCCTGATCTACCCGAACAGGGAGAAGATAGGGAAGCTCATATGGTCCGAAAATTCGGTTCCTTGGACCGGGTAAAAATGATGACCCAAAGAGTTTCGGATATCGCAAAAGAAGATGGATTAGAATTTTCTAATATTTTGCAAGGCCACCAGCCGAATACTTTTCTATTACACGCTCTCATTCGTAAGGCCAGAAATTACGGGAAAGAAGCGGAGCTTGCAGAAGTATTCTTCCGAAAGTTCTTCTCGGAAGGAAAAAATCTTTCGGATGATTCTATTATCCAAGAAAGCCTAACTCAAGTTGGAGTTCCTACATCAGAATTAGAAGAAGTCCGCAAAGACCCTTCTCTTCTTTCCCAAATAGAAACGGAAGAAAATGAAGGTAAAATGCTGGGAGTAACCGGTGTGCCTTTTTATATTTTTAACGAGAAATATGCGGTTTCAGGCGCTCAACCTGTAGATCTATTCTTGCAGGTGTTTGATAAATTACAATCAGAGGCGGGAGCTTAAGCGGAGATCTCAGTTCCTCGATTGGCTCCTTCTCCCATCCATAAAAATAAACGGCGGATCCTGTACAAATAGGCGGCTTCCGCTCTTTCTAACATTCCATCCGGAACATTCGGAAACTCGTATTCTCTGATATTTCTGGGACTTCCGGACCAATCGATTGCTTGGAAAAATGAATCCTTAGGAGGGGCGGCAAGCGCCAGTCTGTCCCTTAAAAAAAGTAGAAGGTCCTTAGGTTCAAAAAACGCCTTTGCGATGTCCTTTAGGCCCGTAGCCAAATTTTGGTACACATTTTCCTTATTAAAATCTATCAAACAAAAGCTAAGAGGAAAATAAGGAGTTCCTAAAAGACCTTTCATCTTAGGAACAAGTTCTCTGATAGAAAATGATTCCGAATCCAAGACCAGAACTCCCGGCTTGGTCTCTTTTAACATATTAGGAAGTCCTAATATATCCTTGCACCAATGAGCATTTGAGCCGCAGGCTCTGAGAAGAGATCTGTATTTAGAAAAAAGATCCGAACTTTGGGTGAGTACAACCATCTCCGGATGTAAAGGTTTTGAAAATTTGAAGAATGGGAATTCTTCCAGCGCAAAAGAATTCAGATCATAGATCCGAGTCGCTCCTGCTCTGATAAACGAATTCTTTTCTTCCGAATCGAATCTTCCGATCAGGGAAACTTCTCTGGACCAATCATGAGCGGAGCGGACATCCTCAGGACTCGCATCCTTCTTCCAAACTAAAACTTCTTTAGTGGAAGAGGGGAACCCGGAACTTCTTACCCACTCAAGATGATCTATCCCTTTCCACTTTAACAAAGCGACTAGGAACTCTTGTTCATCCGAGCTGAGTCGGTGGAGAAGTAAGGCATCGGATAGTAAGTTCATCTCTTTGCAAAGGAAGGGTTTTTTCCTTGACCTTGGGGATTTTCGTCCGATCCTAGAATTGGTGCATTGCGGAAAACCCGCAACTAGAAAGGGGAATCGGAAAGAAAAACAAGTTTGCCATTCGGGCGAACTGCTTATGCGGGCTTGTCCTGAAAGCGTTGATTACGAGCAAAACCAAGAATGAAAGTTCTGAAAAGATACGCAAACAGAAGGTTGTACGATCCCGAAACCAGTAAAACGATTACTCTAGAAGATGTCGCCGAGATGATCATCGCAGGCGAAGAGATCAAAGTGATCGATAATATGAGCGGTCAGGACATCACTCCTAAGATCCTAGGCCAGACCTTTCTTAAAGTAAGTTTGGGTCAAAGAAACGAAGAATTCTCCAATTATATGCTTTCCGCCCTGATCCGGGAAACCGGTAAAGATATCAGTGCATTATTCGGCCGTTTGGTCCTGGGAGGGATAGGTCTTGCCTATCTAACCAAGGAAAAAATGGACAGGATCCTGCAGAGTAT
This genomic interval carries:
- a CDS encoding DsbA family oxidoreductase, which produces METSISIYSDVVCPWCYIGKKRLEKAIESWESNHPEDKIIVEWKPFQLNPDLPEQGEDREAHMVRKFGSLDRVKMMTQRVSDIAKEDGLEFSNILQGHQPNTFLLHALIRKARNYGKEAELAEVFFRKFFSEGKNLSDDSIIQESLTQVGVPTSELEEVRKDPSLLSQIETEENEGKMLGVTGVPFYIFNEKYAVSGAQPVDLFLQVFDKLQSEAGA
- a CDS encoding polyhydroxyalkanoate synthesis regulator DNA-binding domain-containing protein — translated: MKVLKRYANRRLYDPETSKTITLEDVAEMIIAGEEIKVIDNMSGQDITPKILGQTFLKVSLGQRNEEFSNYMLSALIRETGKDISALFGRLVLGGIGLAYLTKEKMDRILQSMVALGELRLEEVKSYREDLLTHLAQRASENSEQIQEDLKKVGRELEEGGEKELAVEDLSEKIRKIAERVKETEPL